The Candidatus Baltobacteraceae bacterium DNA window CGCGAGCGGCCAGATCCACCTCTCGGGCGTATGATAGCTGCCGATACCGCGCGCTTTCGCCCCCTGATAGAACGACGGATTATCTTGACTGAGCAAGAAGCGGCGTGTGTTGTCGTAGTACTTGTCGCTGGGCGTCGTGTAGCCAAAGTACGGCGCCGCCAGCAGACTGGGAATGTTCGCGTCGTCGGTGAGAATCGCGTGGCCTAAACCGTCGACTTCATAGGCGTAAATGTAGCCGTATTTCGGCACCAGCACCAAGCCGTAGGTCTGGATGCCCTGCTGCACTTCGTCGCGCAGCGCCTTGGCTTCGCGCGCTTTGATGACGTTGTGATAGACGTCGCGCTCGATCTCGGCCATGTCGCCCAGTGCGACCACGGCGAACATTTCTGAGGGGATCAGGAAGTTATACTTGCAGGCATCGTCGGACGGACGGAAGCCCGTCCAGATCATGCCCGTATACCCGACCGGATTTCCCTTGCCGTCGTTGGGCAGCTCTTTATGCGTGTAGCTCGAGCCGCGCGGATGATCTTGTTCGCGCTGCATCGTCGCCAGCACGCTGTCGAGCGACTTGGAGAAGTCGCCGGTAAAGATCGACGAATCGCCGGTCGTCTTCCAGTAACTCCACGCGAGCGTAACCGGATACGCGAGCGAATCGAGCTCGAACTTCTGCTCCCACACCCGATAGTCGAGCGTATAGGCGTTCGCATAGGGATCGATCTGCAGGTACTTAGCCTCGCGCGCAATGATCGCGCGCAGCAGGGCCCTAACGTCGGGATCGTCCTTGGCAAAAAACAGATACGGCCGTACTTGCGCGCTCGCATCGCGCAGCCATTCGGCCGGGATGTCGCCCGTCTTTACGTACGCCGTTCCATCCGGTGCGTACTCGGCGAGTTTGCTCGTGTCGAGCAGCGCCGCGCGAAACATCTCTTGCAAATGCTGATCGGGACTGCGATAGTCCGCAGCCGCTTGTTCGATCGAGCGCAGCTCCAGCGCCGGCGACGGTACGGTCGCCAATACCATCAACGTGGCAAAGAGTAATGCCACCCGTCTTATCATCTTACTCACGCAGGCCAAGTCCCGTGGGCATAAAGCGCCGGTAACTCCCGATACCTTCCTAGATAGTCGAGGCCGTAACCCACAACGTAAACGTCAGGCAGTTCGAAGCCTCGATACTTGATTTCAATATCGGCAATTCTCCGGTGGGGCCTATCTAGCAGCGTACAGACCGCCAGAGAGACTGGACGGCGGCCAAGCAGGCTCTTTACGACGTACTGTAAGGTCAAGCCCGTATCGACGGTGTCGTCCACGATCACGACGTGCCGCCCTTCGATCGAGATCGCGCAGTCCTTAAGGAAGGCGATTCCCTCGCCGTCCCCATAGCGGTTGACCGAGATAACGTCGATCTCGCACGGAATCGTCAACGCCCGCGACAGGTCCGCTAAGAAGGGGGCCGCAGCGCCGAGGAGGCCGACTAAGACGGGGACGCTACCGGCGTAATCGTGGGAAATGGCCGCGCCGATCTCTCGGACGCGGCCGGCAATAGCGCCGGCGTCGAAGAGCGGCTCCCCGATCATGACGCTCGCGCCGAACGGGAGAAAAGCCGCTCGACGTCGCGGCGCGTGAACAGCTTCACGTTGACCTGGGGATGGCTCGAGCGCAGCAGTCGCACCTTGCGGTTCTTTCGGGTATTTCGCACCGGCTTAGCTACCGTGAGCTCGATGTAGAGATCGTACTCCGGCAGATAAAAGTCCGGCGTGAAGAACTCAACGGCTTCGCCCCGATCGTTCCAAGAAATCGGAAACGTCCGCGGTTCGTACTGCCAAGGAACGTGATAGAAGTCGAGGAGCCGCGCGAGCTCGGCTTCACTCGCATGCGCGAAAGGCGCCCGTGACATTGCCACGGACCGATATCTACGACGCGCCCGGCCCAAACGCCTTCGGAAAACGCAGGATAGACCTTGCGCCGTAAGCGTTCAAAGAAACGGAGCCTCGCGTATGTGTGCTGCCTTGAAGCGCAAGACAAAGCGTGCGCCGCCAAGCAGCGACGTGTCGACTGCGACGTCACCGCCGGCGCGCGTGACGATCGCCTTGACGACCGCGAGACCGATACCGGTTCCGCAACGGCGCATTCCACCGCCCCGAAAGCCGAGCCCGAAGATCGCGTCCCGCTCGTCTGCAGCGACTCCGGGCCCGTCGTCGTCGACGATCGCGCACAGGAACGGACCGTCGCGCACGCATTCAATCGTGACGTTGCCGCCCTCGCGACCGTGCTTGATCGCGTTTTCCACGACGTTGAGCAGTGCGTGCACGCACTCGTCGCCGTCGATGCGCGCATGCGCGTTCGGCAGCAACCGCGCGCGTATCGTGACGTCGCGTTGCCGGGCGAGCGGCAATACCGCGTCGACCGTCGTCCGGACTTGCTCGGCGAGGTCGCAGCAAGTCTCTTTACCGCTCGCAGAAAGATCCAGCATCGAAAACTTCAGCATTCCTTCGACGAGCCGTCCCAGCCGCAGCGTCTCACGCCTCGCCGTCTCAAGAAAACGCCTCGTCGTTAGCGCATCGAGTTCGCCGCCGTCGAGCAGGGTTTCGATGTAGCCGCGAATCGACGTTAGCGGCGTGCGCAGTTCGTGCCCAAGGGTCGCAAGCATCGCGCGGCGTTGCGCGCGCCGATCGTCGTCGTTGGTTCGGCGCTCGCGCATTACGGAGCGCCGAGAACCCCAGGTGCCGGCGGCATGTTCCGAGCAGTGCCCACGGATTGGCAGCCGGCGACGACCCACCATTTGACTGCCAAGCAAGGGTCTCCACTCTTGCGTCGATAACCCAAGGGAGGTCGCGGAGCTTCAGGTTCCGAGGAGGACTCGTTCAATGGTGCACGTTTTCAAGCGCCGGCGCTCGGTCATTTCTCTCGCGTGCGCACTCGCACTCGCAAGTTGCACCGGCGCGCCGATGTCGCTGCCTCCTTCAGCTCCATCAACGGCGACTTCGAGAACGCCCTCTTCAGGCACGTCACAACATCGTGCGCGCGAGCGAGTGACGATTCACGTTCGCATCCCCCGCCGGCGGCGCCGGGCGCATTACGTTTCGCCGGCCACCAAGGGTATGGGGCTCGCGTTAAGCGGGACGTCCAACGTGAACGTGGCGGTCGGATTGACGCCGACCTCTCCCGGATGTAGCCTCGTCGACAGCACGATTCACTGCACGGTCAGCGTGTCGTTGCCGGCGGGCGCCTACACGGGCAACGTCACGACGTACAATGTGGCGCCGGTAAGTGGGGCATTTCCGGTTTCGGCAAAGCCGCTTTCCTCCGCGTCCAACGTCTCCCTTACCGTTGCCACGGGCATGGCGAACCACTTTGATTTCACGCTCCAGGGCGTAGTGAGCTCGCTGCACGTCGCCGGTTTGCCGGCAGGCACGCAAGGGACGCCGTTGACGCCGCAATCCTTTAGCGTCACGGCAAAAGACGCCGGCGGCTATACGATCGTCGGAACCTATAAGAGTCCCATCACGGTCTCCGATAGCGATACCAGCGGCGCGACGACAATCGCAACATCGGGATCCGACCATCCTCCGAGCGGAAAGATGCTCAGCTCGAGCGATGGGATCACGCTGAGCTACACGGGCGCGGCTCTCGCATCGGCGACGATCGGCGCGACCTCCTCGGGTGCCACTTCGGGAAATGCAACCTTCACGCCGGCTGCGCCGGCCGCACCGACGCTGACCAGCGTCAGCACGGCCTATGGCCAGACGGGAACGACCGTATCGCAGACGCTGACCGGTACGAACTTTACTCCGCTAGGCACTACCATCAACGTGAGTGGCACGGGCATCACGCTCCAAAGCGTCCAAGTCGTCAACGCAACGACCATCACAGCAAGCTTCGTCATTGGGGACGCCGCCTCGACGAGTCTACGTAGCGTCTCCGTAACGACGCCCGGCGGAACGACGCCGGCGCGGCCGTTCGGGATCTACAGTCAAACTAGTGAGGTCACGCTCTCGTCGGATTCAAATGCGGGGAGCGCCGGGCAAGGTGCGGGAACCAGCGGCGACCTGCGTTATGCGATGAATCAGGCAAACGGGAATCCCGGTACGCTCATCACGTTTAACTGCGGCACGCCGTGCACGATCACGCTGAGCGGCCCGCTCCCGCTCATTTCGGCCAACATGATTCTCGACGGCAGCACGTTCGGTAACGTTATCATCGACGGCAATTCGACGTATCGCGCGTTCTTCGTCGACACGGGCAGCGTCACGTTTGCGAATCTGCAGATTCAGCACGCGTCGGCAACCGGCGGCGCCGGCGGTACGGTGGCCGCCAATGGAAATGGATCCAGCGGCGGCGGCGGTGCGGGCCTAGGCGCCGGCATCTTCGTCAATCAAAGCGGCGCTCACGTCAACGTCGTCAACGATTACTTCCTCAACGATGCCGTTACCGGCGGCGCCGGCGGCGCCGCGACGGAATCGTCGAGCAACACAACGGGCGGTGGCGGCGGCGGCGGTCTGAACTTCGGCGGCGGTACCGGCAGTGGCGGATACGAAAGCGGTGGTGCCGGCGGCGGCGGCTTCTTTGCGATCGGCTCGAACGCGCCGGACCCAAGCATTCCGAATGCGAACGGCGGAGACGGGGGTGCCGGCGGCGGTGGCGGAGGCGGGGGCTTCATTTATTCTCCCGATATGTACACATCGAGCACCGGCGGCGCCG harbors:
- a CDS encoding phosphoribosyltransferase family protein; the protein is MIGEPLFDAGAIAGRVREIGAAISHDYAGSVPVLVGLLGAAAPFLADLSRALTIPCEIDVISVNRYGDGEGIAFLKDCAISIEGRHVVIVDDTVDTGLTLQYVVKSLLGRRPVSLAVCTLLDRPHRRIADIEIKYRGFELPDVYVVGYGLDYLGRYRELPALYAHGTWPA
- a CDS encoding glycoside hydrolase family 125 protein; its protein translation is MALLFATLMVLATVPSPALELRSIEQAAADYRSPDQHLQEMFRAALLDTSKLAEYAPDGTAYVKTGDIPAEWLRDASAQVRPYLFFAKDDPDVRALLRAIIAREAKYLQIDPYANAYTLDYRVWEQKFELDSLAYPVTLAWSYWKTTGDSSIFTGDFSKSLDSVLATMQREQDHPRGSSYTHKELPNDGKGNPVGYTGMIWTGFRPSDDACKYNFLIPSEMFAVVALGDMAEIERDVYHNVIKAREAKALRDEVQQGIQTYGLVLVPKYGYIYAYEVDGLGHAILTDDANIPSLLAAPYFGYTTPSDKYYDNTRRFLLSQDNPSFYQGAKARGIGSYHTPERWIWPLAMIVEGMTATTQPEKQDVLSQLLASDPGDHLLHESFNPDDPRQFTRQDFGWPNALFSEFVMTQFQGINEIPMGNTSDLEFRSE
- a CDS encoding HAMP domain-containing sensor histidine kinase, with translation MRERRTNDDDRRAQRRAMLATLGHELRTPLTSIRGYIETLLDGGELDALTTRRFLETARRETLRLGRLVEGMLKFSMLDLSASGKETCCDLAEQVRTTVDAVLPLARQRDVTIRARLLPNAHARIDGDECVHALLNVVENAIKHGREGGNVTIECVRDGPFLCAIVDDDGPGVAADERDAIFGLGFRGGGMRRCGTGIGLAVVKAIVTRAGGDVAVDTSLLGGARFVLRFKAAHIREAPFL